The Pseudofrankia inefficax genome window below encodes:
- a CDS encoding Rieske 2Fe-2S domain-containing protein, whose protein sequence is MRAALQNSTTGENPDRVTRHDGPDHLVVSEHPVLRRFWYAACFAHNVNAEPVAVTILSTPLVLWRPSPDAPVSAALDRCAHRDAPLSRGWVANCHLVCPYHGWEWDRAGRTQRIPQFPDAPHPTRSGLTMVSARERYGMVWICLSDDPVTDIPPVPEYDDPAWRRVPEYEFDFDCTAMHLLENNFDPGHVAFVHRNTFGNPDRAELTDTEVTREPYGLRTFGQVNVDSRPGELGTTTRTTVSTLYAPFFGHIHITYPDGLRHLMVKAITPVDDESCRLVQLVLRTDTEQDRPAADILAFDVAVESEDRALLDLLPTPFPLAPHLNVHARADRNSLAIRRLWTDLVTGRWLPSW, encoded by the coding sequence ATGAGGGCCGCCCTACAGAACTCCACCACCGGAGAGAACCCGGACCGCGTGACGCGGCATGACGGGCCCGACCATCTCGTGGTCTCCGAGCATCCGGTCCTTCGCCGCTTCTGGTACGCGGCCTGCTTCGCGCACAACGTAAACGCGGAACCGGTCGCGGTCACGATCCTGAGCACTCCCCTGGTGCTGTGGCGGCCGTCGCCGGACGCCCCGGTCAGCGCGGCGCTGGACCGGTGCGCGCACCGGGACGCGCCGCTGTCACGCGGCTGGGTCGCGAACTGCCATCTCGTCTGCCCGTACCACGGCTGGGAATGGGACCGGGCCGGGCGCACCCAGCGGATTCCGCAGTTCCCCGACGCTCCGCACCCGACGCGAAGCGGCCTGACCATGGTCTCGGCCCGCGAACGGTACGGGATGGTGTGGATCTGCCTGTCCGACGATCCGGTCACCGACATCCCGCCGGTTCCCGAATACGACGACCCCGCCTGGCGACGGGTGCCGGAATACGAGTTCGACTTCGACTGCACCGCCATGCACCTGCTGGAGAACAACTTCGACCCGGGCCACGTCGCCTTCGTCCACCGCAACACGTTCGGCAATCCGGACCGCGCCGAGCTCACCGACACCGAGGTGACCCGCGAACCCTACGGCCTGCGCACCTTCGGCCAGGTGAACGTCGATTCCAGGCCCGGCGAGCTCGGCACCACCACCCGCACCACGGTCTCCACGCTCTACGCGCCGTTCTTCGGGCACATCCACATCACCTATCCGGACGGCCTGCGGCATCTGATGGTCAAGGCCATCACGCCGGTCGACGACGAGAGCTGCCGCCTGGTGCAGCTGGTCCTGCGGACCGACACCGAACAGGACCGGCCGGCGGCCGACATCCTCGCGTTCGACGTCGCGGTGGAAAGCGAGGACCGTGCCCTGCTCGACCTGCTGCCGACGCCGTTCCCGCTCGCTCCGCACCTGAACGTCCACGCCCGCGCCGACCGCAACAGCCTCGCGATCCGGCGCCTGTGGACCGACCTGGTCACCGGCCGCTGGCTTCCTTCCTGGTAG
- a CDS encoding GNAT family N-acetyltransferase gives MLGRVCVFVVREARPDDYDAIAAVTDDWWGRPVRGALSRLFLDHFHRSSRVVEDDSGLAAFLVAFHSPSRPRVAYIHFVGVRPDRRGTGLARSLYEDFFRSATAHGCREVEAITAPSNAGSIAFHRALGFTVDGPIPDYDGPGKPMMKFRRALVDSG, from the coding sequence ATGCTCGGGCGTGTGTGCGTTTTCGTGGTCCGGGAAGCTCGGCCCGACGACTATGACGCCATCGCCGCGGTCACGGACGACTGGTGGGGACGGCCCGTCCGCGGAGCTCTCTCGCGCCTCTTCCTCGACCACTTCCATCGTTCGAGCCGCGTCGTTGAGGATGACAGCGGGCTGGCAGCCTTCCTCGTCGCCTTCCACTCGCCGTCGCGGCCGCGCGTCGCCTACATCCATTTCGTCGGCGTACGGCCCGATCGTCGCGGCACCGGACTCGCCCGCTCGCTCTACGAGGACTTCTTCCGAAGCGCGACGGCCCACGGCTGTCGCGAGGTCGAGGCGATCACCGCGCCCAGCAACGCCGGATCCATCGCCTTCCACCGCGCCCTCGGCTTCACCGTGGACGGCCCGATCCCGGATTACGACGGCCCCGGCAAACCCATGATGAAGTTTCGACGCGCCTTGGTGGATTCTGGCTGA
- a CDS encoding phosphoribosylglycinamide formyltransferase produces MTEFRVAVFASHEGTNLRALHRASLEPGMAYSVALILSNNRDSGALSYARTHAIPAAHLSGLTHPDPVELDAAICALLREQLVDLIVTAGYLKKIGPLTLASYAGQIINVHPSLLPRHGGQGMYGRAVHEAVLASGDPMTGPSVHLVTAEYDTGPVIARHELPVHPDDTVESLASRVLAAEHDLLPAVVQYLAARAISRPTPAESVSTPCDPVGAADANPA; encoded by the coding sequence GTGACTGAGTTTCGCGTTGCCGTGTTCGCGTCACATGAGGGGACCAACCTGCGGGCTTTGCACCGAGCCTCCCTCGAACCGGGCATGGCATACAGCGTGGCTCTGATCCTGAGTAACAACAGGGACTCCGGCGCGCTCTCCTATGCCCGAACCCATGCCATACCGGCCGCGCACCTGTCAGGATTGACCCATCCCGATCCCGTCGAGCTGGATGCAGCCATCTGCGCTCTCCTGCGCGAGCAACTGGTCGACCTGATCGTTACGGCCGGCTACCTGAAGAAGATCGGTCCGCTGACACTTGCGTCCTACGCCGGCCAGATCATCAACGTTCACCCGTCCCTGCTGCCGCGACACGGCGGCCAAGGCATGTATGGCCGCGCTGTGCATGAAGCCGTCCTCGCGTCCGGCGATCCCATGACCGGCCCCTCGGTCCATCTCGTCACGGCCGAGTACGACACAGGGCCTGTCATCGCCCGCCACGAACTCCCGGTACACCCGGATGACACCGTCGAGAGCCTCGCCAGCCGAGTCCTCGCGGCTGAGCACGACCTGCTGCCTGCCGTGGTCCAGTATCTCGCCGCACGCGCGATCAGCCGACCAACGCCCGCGGAGTCCGTCAGTACGCCCTGCGACCCGGTCGGCGCAGCGGACGCGAACCCGGCGTGA
- a CDS encoding nucleoside deaminase, producing MNANTSSTGPVTTTLTVTLPAWVDEEVRAAGSVLPDVEDRMRLVHRLADRNHREGHGGPFAAVVASPDTGEIHAAGVNLVLDTGLSSMHAEVVALSFAQARLGRWDLSAAGTPVELVVNWRPCVMCYGATMWSGVQLLTIAGSGDEIETLTGFDEGPMREDWAEQFAGRGITVRTDILRDEALKVFADYGRRPDVVVYNARRGGA from the coding sequence GTGAACGCCAACACCAGCAGCACCGGTCCCGTCACCACCACGCTTACCGTCACCCTGCCGGCCTGGGTGGACGAGGAGGTGCGGGCCGCCGGCTCCGTGCTGCCCGACGTCGAGGACCGGATGCGCCTCGTGCACCGGCTGGCGGACCGGAACCACCGCGAGGGCCACGGTGGGCCGTTCGCCGCGGTCGTCGCGAGCCCCGACACCGGCGAGATCCACGCGGCCGGCGTCAACCTCGTCCTCGACACCGGGCTGTCGTCGATGCACGCCGAGGTCGTCGCCCTGTCCTTCGCCCAGGCCCGCCTCGGGCGCTGGGACCTCAGCGCCGCTGGCACCCCCGTCGAGCTCGTCGTCAACTGGCGGCCCTGCGTCATGTGCTACGGAGCGACCATGTGGTCCGGCGTCCAGCTGCTCACGATCGCCGGGTCGGGTGACGAGATCGAGACGCTGACCGGCTTCGACGAGGGCCCGATGCGCGAGGACTGGGCCGAGCAGTTCGCCGGCCGCGGCATCACCGTGCGGACCGACATCCTGCGCGACGAGGCCCTGAAGGTCTTCGCCGACTACGGCCGCCGCCCGGACGTCGTCGTCTACAACGCCCGACGCGGCGGCGCCTAG
- a CDS encoding class I SAM-dependent methyltransferase: MVAGEEAGASVRPALTGEQTRRWETMLSTLVGLLPAGGVGVLVDGVEDGGLTGAVADGLAEGLRQAGRDSHRLAGDERACAGPAALIVDPAASAADPAASAADPAVSAADPAMSAVGSAVSAEDPAAGWDVVIRLRSRYSRRAHDGRAADIVIDVDDPDWPVIRRVAAGLGGDGRWHVRESQAFFGIRAAGWDTKFGDDLPAYAAAVRELGVRPGAAVLDAGCGTGRALPALREAVGPAGRVLALDVTPEMLAATRQAGRGDAASLVLADARRLPLADQSLDAVFAAGLVHHLPDMAAGVAELARVSRPGARLAIFHPSGRAALAARHGRTLRPDEPLSAARLGPLLAAAGWRLDGYDDPPHRFLAVATRDGQPAA, from the coding sequence GTGGTGGCTGGGGAGGAAGCAGGCGCATCGGTGCGGCCGGCGCTGACGGGTGAACAGACCAGGCGGTGGGAGACGATGCTGAGCACGCTCGTCGGCCTGCTGCCGGCCGGTGGCGTCGGGGTGCTCGTGGACGGCGTCGAGGACGGCGGCCTGACCGGCGCCGTCGCCGACGGGCTCGCCGAGGGCCTGCGCCAGGCCGGCCGGGACAGCCACCGCCTGGCGGGTGACGAGCGTGCCTGCGCCGGGCCGGCCGCGCTGATCGTGGACCCCGCCGCGTCGGCCGCAGACCCCGCGGCGTCGGCCGCAGACCCCGCGGTGTCGGCCGCAGACCCCGCCATGTCGGCCGTGGGCTCCGCCGTGTCAGCCGAGGACCCCGCGGCCGGCTGGGACGTCGTCATCCGGCTGCGCAGCCGGTACAGCCGCCGCGCGCACGACGGGCGCGCGGCGGACATCGTCATCGACGTCGACGATCCGGACTGGCCGGTGATCCGCCGGGTCGCGGCCGGTCTCGGCGGCGACGGGCGCTGGCACGTCCGGGAGAGCCAGGCGTTCTTCGGCATCCGGGCCGCCGGCTGGGACACGAAGTTCGGCGACGACCTCCCGGCCTACGCCGCGGCGGTCCGCGAGCTCGGGGTGCGGCCCGGGGCGGCCGTGCTCGACGCCGGCTGCGGGACCGGACGGGCCCTGCCCGCCCTACGGGAGGCCGTCGGGCCGGCCGGCCGGGTTCTCGCCCTGGACGTGACCCCGGAGATGCTCGCCGCGACCCGCCAGGCCGGGCGCGGCGACGCGGCCAGCCTCGTCCTCGCCGACGCCCGCCGGCTGCCGCTCGCCGACCAGTCCCTCGACGCCGTGTTCGCCGCCGGGCTGGTCCATCACCTGCCGGACATGGCCGCGGGTGTAGCCGAGCTCGCGCGGGTCAGCCGCCCCGGCGCCCGGCTGGCGATCTTCCACCCGTCCGGCCGGGCCGCGCTCGCCGCCCGGCACGGCCGGACCCTGCGGCCCGACGAGCCACTCTCGGCCGCCCGGCTCGGACCCCTGCTCGCCGCGGCCGGGTGGCGGCTGGACGGCTACGACGACCCGCCGCACCGCTTCCTCGCCGTCGCCACCCGCGACGGACAGCCGGCGGCATAG
- a CDS encoding phosphotransferase: MDDSASLLAALLAEIGEEGEAARSPVRGWAMSGVERVRLPSGGQVIFKYVREPFTGEAGVLRALARQDVPVAGLLASVQRDAHLGMLLQDLGDPEREATDAEGAVGAVVTHGARPPAGLPVLDVAALADLPGRALTSLMELRSRGRWLDTDDLGVLLGVLAAVADQRATGAAVPPFGLCHSEFHPSSLHIGQAGWRLLDWARAFVGPGLLDLASWQGTTGPPDVDALDRLISAYVAAGGAPEATLPRGRVPAAAWALGWHRLWVIEWYLEQATTWIDDPSQDGIVEPVVRRHLKEAAEYLALT; encoded by the coding sequence ATGGACGACTCCGCGTCGCTGCTGGCCGCGCTGCTGGCGGAGATTGGCGAGGAAGGCGAGGCGGCACGCTCGCCGGTCCGGGGCTGGGCGATGTCCGGCGTGGAACGGGTCCGGCTCCCGTCCGGCGGCCAGGTCATCTTCAAATACGTGCGGGAGCCATTCACCGGCGAAGCGGGCGTTCTGCGGGCACTCGCGCGGCAGGACGTACCGGTTGCCGGTCTACTGGCCAGCGTGCAGCGCGACGCGCATCTCGGGATGTTGCTCCAAGACCTCGGCGACCCGGAACGCGAGGCCACGGACGCCGAGGGTGCGGTCGGCGCGGTGGTCACCCACGGCGCGAGGCCGCCGGCCGGCCTGCCGGTCCTCGACGTCGCGGCCTTGGCGGACCTGCCCGGGCGGGCGTTGACAAGCTTGATGGAACTGCGGTCGCGGGGCCGCTGGCTGGACACCGACGATCTCGGCGTGCTGCTGGGCGTTCTCGCCGCGGTCGCCGACCAACGGGCAACGGGCGCGGCCGTGCCGCCGTTCGGCCTGTGCCATTCGGAGTTCCACCCGTCCAGCCTGCACATCGGCCAGGCGGGGTGGCGGCTGCTCGACTGGGCGCGGGCCTTCGTCGGTCCTGGGCTCCTCGACCTGGCGTCCTGGCAGGGGACGACCGGGCCGCCGGACGTCGACGCGCTCGACCGGCTGATCAGTGCGTATGTGGCCGCCGGCGGCGCGCCGGAGGCGACGCTGCCTCGGGGCCGCGTGCCGGCGGCGGCCTGGGCGCTTGGCTGGCATCGTCTGTGGGTCATTGAGTGGTATCTCGAACAGGCAACCACCTGGATCGACGACCCATCCCAGGACGGCATCGTGGAGCCGGTGGTCCGGCGGCACCTGAAGGAGGCAGCGGAGTACCTGGCGCTGACGTAG
- a CDS encoding glycosyltransferase has product MQPLSVVIVHRNQPERLVDTVDAFRAQDLPVAITIVDNGSTVVPPVEAADVAVVLTGGNLGFGPGANIGYRKFLADPDAGEWVVLAPHDALPEPTCLSHMLRVLADQPRAGLACADVGDGTTPVVDPYFGGILVPASVDAGWEKVGHPHGTLMLARRACLDEIGIFDERYFAYCEEADLALRARDAGWESGLVRGAMVKNAYVGSTAAVIDYLQLRNTLLMVREHSGRYHVFIRFCIALLDLATGAVLPARRGPYWNVRARLRALADFLRGRYGPPPPDLLAQR; this is encoded by the coding sequence GTGCAGCCTCTCTCGGTCGTCATCGTTCACCGCAACCAGCCGGAGCGACTCGTCGACACGGTCGACGCGTTCCGCGCGCAGGACCTCCCTGTCGCGATCACGATCGTCGACAACGGATCCACCGTCGTGCCGCCGGTCGAGGCCGCCGACGTGGCCGTCGTGCTGACCGGGGGCAACCTCGGGTTCGGGCCGGGGGCCAACATCGGCTACCGCAAGTTCCTCGCCGACCCGGACGCGGGCGAATGGGTGGTGCTCGCGCCGCACGACGCGCTGCCCGAGCCCACCTGCCTGAGCCACATGCTGAGGGTGCTCGCCGACCAGCCGCGGGCCGGGCTGGCCTGCGCCGACGTCGGCGACGGGACGACGCCCGTCGTGGACCCCTACTTCGGCGGGATCCTCGTGCCCGCGAGCGTCGACGCGGGCTGGGAGAAGGTCGGCCACCCGCACGGCACGCTGATGCTCGCGCGGCGGGCCTGCCTCGACGAGATCGGGATCTTCGACGAGCGCTACTTCGCGTACTGCGAGGAGGCCGACCTGGCGCTGCGGGCGCGGGACGCCGGCTGGGAGTCCGGCCTCGTCCGGGGCGCGATGGTCAAGAACGCCTACGTCGGCTCGACCGCCGCGGTGATCGACTACCTGCAGCTGCGCAACACCCTGCTGATGGTGCGAGAGCACTCCGGGCGCTACCACGTGTTCATCCGCTTCTGCATCGCGCTGCTCGACCTCGCCACGGGCGCGGTCCTGCCGGCCCGGCGCGGACCGTACTGGAACGTCAGGGCCCGGCTGCGGGCGCTCGCGGACTTCCTGCGCGGCCGCTACGGACCGCCGCCGCCGGACCTGCTCGCCCAACGCTGA
- a CDS encoding NAD(P)-dependent oxidoreductase — protein MNIVVFGAGGRAGRRAVSEALRRGHQVTAVVRDPARHSQVRDASVIAGDVTSAADVERAAAGQEVAISAAADLSVPAHEFFTASSRALAAGLAKAGVGRLVVVGLASVLPGASGSALMDEPGYPNEYRSFSLGHAAGLDELRTCGLDWVYMAPAGDFDHEGPRTGRYRIAEHGDANSRITYPDFAVALLDEIEKPRHHRSTVSVR, from the coding sequence ATGAACATCGTGGTGTTCGGCGCGGGTGGACGGGCGGGGCGGCGGGCTGTTTCCGAGGCGCTTCGGCGTGGCCACCAGGTCACCGCGGTCGTCCGTGACCCGGCGAGACACAGCCAGGTTCGGGACGCCTCGGTGATCGCGGGTGATGTCACCAGCGCCGCGGACGTCGAACGGGCGGCCGCCGGTCAGGAGGTCGCCATCAGCGCCGCCGCGGACCTGTCCGTACCCGCGCACGAGTTCTTCACCGCGTCATCCCGAGCGCTGGCGGCCGGACTGGCGAAAGCCGGCGTCGGCCGACTGGTCGTCGTCGGTTTGGCTTCCGTCCTGCCCGGAGCGTCCGGTTCCGCGTTGATGGACGAGCCCGGTTACCCGAACGAGTATCGGTCCTTCTCGCTCGGGCACGCGGCGGGTCTCGACGAGCTTCGGACCTGCGGCCTCGACTGGGTCTACATGGCGCCCGCGGGGGATTTCGACCACGAGGGCCCACGCACCGGCCGCTACCGGATCGCCGAGCACGGCGACGCGAACAGCCGGATCACCTATCCGGACTTCGCGGTCGCGCTGCTCGACGAGATCGAGAAACCGCGCCACCACCGCAGCACGGTCAGCGTCCGCTAG
- a CDS encoding winged helix-turn-helix transcriptional regulator — MRDPLPADLFDELCPSSLNPIRFGDKWTALVIRCLEDGPRRFSELRVPLSRVTPKVLTQSLRALERDGLVIRTVRPEAARHVEYELTGLGRSLLEPMAAACAWTAEHWDQLLDAREAHDAGTRLDRAG, encoded by the coding sequence ATGAGGGACCCGCTGCCCGCCGACCTGTTCGACGAGCTCTGCCCGTCGTCGCTCAACCCGATCCGTTTCGGTGACAAATGGACGGCGCTCGTCATCCGCTGCCTCGAAGACGGCCCGCGCCGCTTCTCCGAGCTGCGCGTACCGCTGAGCCGGGTCACTCCCAAGGTGCTCACCCAGTCGCTGCGGGCCCTGGAACGCGACGGCCTGGTCATTCGCACAGTCCGCCCCGAGGCGGCCCGTCACGTCGAGTACGAGCTGACCGGCCTCGGCCGTAGCCTGCTGGAGCCGATGGCTGCCGCCTGCGCCTGGACGGCGGAGCACTGGGACCAGCTCCTCGACGCCCGCGAGGCCCACGACGCCGGCACCAGGCTGGACCGCGCGGGCTGA
- a CDS encoding nuclear transport factor 2 family protein, with the protein MSATETTRAVVAAYVAALGRGDLTALRASFAPKATWTIRGDLPVAGTWTGADEILDGFLAQVVATLDPEVAVTQTLHRIVADGEYAVAEWTSHARARSGAAYDNDYAVLFQVRDGLIVSVREYCDTSYMKRVLFEQ; encoded by the coding sequence ATGAGCGCCACCGAGACCACCCGTGCTGTCGTCGCCGCCTATGTGGCCGCGCTGGGGCGGGGTGACCTGACCGCGTTGCGGGCGAGCTTCGCGCCGAAGGCGACCTGGACGATCCGCGGCGATCTTCCGGTGGCCGGCACCTGGACCGGCGCCGACGAGATCCTGGACGGATTCCTCGCCCAGGTCGTCGCCACCCTGGACCCCGAGGTCGCGGTGACGCAGACCCTGCACCGGATCGTCGCCGATGGCGAGTACGCCGTCGCCGAGTGGACGAGTCACGCCCGGGCCCGCTCGGGCGCGGCCTACGACAATGACTACGCGGTGCTGTTCCAGGTACGCGACGGCCTGATCGTCTCCGTCCGCGAGTACTGCGACACGTCCTACATGAAGCGCGTGCTCTTCGAGCAGTGA
- a CDS encoding HNH endonuclease signature motif containing protein, whose translation MQLARLRPPSPDSGHDEEGDPYSGFAADELAAEIGQSPRTMSSRLATAWEIAHQLPDSLAELTAGLLDRTRLMALHRLTACLTAGQRAKVEATMLAGSRLASPPQWRRKIHRLVARIDPDAAAKRRRQAKSERRIDIQSLDDGLALLTAVLTAEDAQAIYDRIHRIAGTDAHADGDTRPIDARRADVLTALLLGNRREFVSVELQVIAPVGTLAGLDEDPTELLGYGPIPAEVGRALAADAHWRRVLTDPATGTVLDLGHRRVPTPALARLIRHQQTRCLFPGCGMPAVHTDIDHTIAHSDGGRTALNNLGLLCRRHHRAKHIGGWTLDQPKPGVFVWTSPAHHTFTTDTTTNEEEAAAFIDSPDNDHTGLRRPRPEVPAQGAPSEVRCPF comes from the coding sequence GTGCAGTTGGCCAGACTCCGCCCGCCCAGTCCCGACAGCGGCCATGACGAGGAGGGCGACCCGTATTCGGGTTTCGCTGCCGACGAACTTGCCGCCGAGATTGGCCAGTCACCGCGCACGATGTCCTCCCGGCTCGCCACCGCCTGGGAGATCGCCCATCAACTGCCTGACTCGCTCGCCGAACTGACCGCCGGCCTGCTCGACCGCACCCGGCTCATGGCGTTGCACCGGCTCACCGCCTGCCTCACCGCCGGGCAACGTGCCAAGGTCGAGGCGACGATGCTCGCCGGCAGCAGACTCGCCTCTCCGCCCCAGTGGCGCCGCAAGATCCACCGACTCGTCGCCCGGATCGACCCGGACGCCGCCGCGAAACGACGCCGGCAGGCCAAGTCCGAGCGCAGGATCGATATCCAGTCCCTCGACGACGGCCTGGCGCTCCTGACCGCGGTCCTCACGGCCGAGGACGCCCAAGCGATCTACGACCGGATCCATCGGATCGCCGGCACCGACGCCCACGCTGACGGCGACACCCGCCCGATCGACGCCCGCCGCGCCGACGTCCTCACCGCCCTGCTCCTGGGAAACCGCCGGGAGTTCGTCAGCGTCGAACTCCAGGTCATCGCCCCTGTCGGCACGCTGGCCGGCTTGGACGAGGATCCCACGGAACTCCTCGGATACGGCCCGATCCCGGCCGAGGTCGGCCGCGCACTGGCCGCCGACGCCCATTGGCGCCGCGTCCTGACCGACCCGGCGACCGGGACCGTTCTCGATCTCGGCCACCGCAGAGTTCCCACCCCAGCGCTCGCCCGCCTGATCCGCCACCAGCAGACACGATGTCTCTTCCCGGGCTGCGGCATGCCCGCGGTTCACACCGACATTGACCACACCATCGCCCACTCCGACGGCGGCCGCACCGCCCTGAACAATCTGGGCCTCCTCTGCAGGCGCCATCACCGTGCAAAACACATCGGCGGCTGGACTCTCGATCAGCCCAAACCTGGCGTCTTCGTCTGGACCAGCCCGGCCCACCACACCTTCACCACGGACACGACAACGAACGAGGAAGAAGCGGCCGCCTTCATTGACTCACCCGACAACGACCACACCGGCCTGCGACGACCCCGACCAGAAGTCCCTGCCCAGGGAGCCCCCTCCGAGGTCCGCTGCCCATTCTGA
- a CDS encoding SDR family NAD(P)-dependent oxidoreductase — translation MDLGIRDSGFVVVGGTAGMGLATAQVLVADGARVVLVGRDADRAKAAVERVGDRRASAVVGDVSRPGEAERILAEAVEALGGLAGLAVTTGTSTAGHRNLETASDDVWAEAVDDVLMGTVRTVRAAVPHLVAAGGGTIVTTGAYGMRAYHPDRLPYLTLKSGVAAFTKTIARAYGGSGVRANCVCPGAIETGSLAAMRQALAQQRGVPPEGLLEQVMVDEWHMDVALRRPGTPTEVGELFAFLLSPRAGYLTGAVINIDGGTQF, via the coding sequence GTGGACCTCGGCATCCGTGACAGCGGGTTCGTCGTCGTCGGCGGCACGGCGGGGATGGGCCTCGCGACCGCGCAGGTCCTGGTCGCCGACGGCGCGCGGGTCGTGCTCGTCGGCCGGGACGCCGACCGGGCCAAGGCCGCCGTCGAGCGGGTCGGCGACCGGCGGGCGTCGGCGGTGGTCGGCGACGTCAGCCGCCCCGGCGAGGCCGAGCGGATCCTCGCCGAGGCGGTCGAGGCGCTCGGGGGGCTCGCCGGCCTCGCCGTGACCACCGGGACCTCGACGGCCGGGCACCGCAACCTGGAGACGGCGTCGGACGACGTCTGGGCCGAGGCCGTCGACGACGTGCTGATGGGGACGGTGCGCACGGTCCGGGCGGCCGTCCCGCACCTGGTCGCGGCCGGCGGCGGGACCATCGTGACGACCGGGGCGTACGGCATGCGCGCCTACCATCCGGACCGGCTGCCGTACCTGACACTGAAAAGCGGCGTCGCCGCGTTCACCAAGACCATCGCCCGGGCGTACGGCGGCTCGGGGGTACGGGCGAACTGCGTCTGCCCCGGCGCGATCGAGACGGGCTCGCTCGCGGCGATGCGCCAGGCGCTGGCGCAGCAGCGCGGCGTGCCGCCGGAGGGCCTCCTGGAGCAGGTCATGGTCGACGAGTGGCATATGGACGTCGCCCTGCGCCGCCCGGGCACGCCCACCGAGGTCGGCGAACTGTTCGCCTTCCTCCTCTCGCCCCGCGCCGGCTACCTCACCGGCGCCGTCATCAACATCGACGGAGGCACCCAGTTCTGA
- a CDS encoding aromatic ring-hydroxylating oxygenase subunit alpha: MADVLTAPAAPVTLPTDCSFEPDDWAILAQHWYPVALSREVGDQPVAARLLDERLVIYRSGAEVVVARDICPHRGVPLSMATGDGQSIACAYHGLRFGAAGACVAIPAHPQAKIPARMALTTFPAVERYGLVWTCLRPGWAEGGDDGTADATADGTAIPRMPHWDEPAFQRVTCPPFDVAAFAGRQVEGFLDVAHFAFVHTATFGDPNDTEVPEYSPTPTENGFAADYWSTVGNYPHGGRRGEPGFRWLRHFEAHLPFTATLVVHFPGEGRLSIMNAASPVSARRTRMFAPIAKNFDTGQPDQEIFDFNLRIFEEDRAIVEAQRPENLPLDPRIEVNIPADRSSVAYRRGLRALGLSHFFTA, translated from the coding sequence ATGGCCGACGTTCTCACCGCGCCCGCCGCGCCGGTGACGCTGCCGACCGACTGTTCCTTCGAGCCCGACGACTGGGCGATCCTCGCTCAGCACTGGTATCCCGTCGCCCTGTCCCGGGAGGTGGGCGACCAGCCGGTCGCGGCCCGGCTTCTCGACGAGCGACTGGTCATCTACCGGTCCGGCGCCGAGGTGGTGGTCGCCCGGGACATCTGCCCACACCGCGGGGTCCCGCTGTCGATGGCCACCGGTGACGGGCAGAGCATCGCCTGCGCCTACCACGGCCTGCGGTTCGGGGCCGCGGGTGCCTGCGTGGCGATCCCGGCGCATCCTCAGGCGAAGATCCCGGCCCGGATGGCGTTGACGACGTTTCCCGCCGTCGAGCGCTACGGACTGGTCTGGACCTGTCTACGCCCCGGCTGGGCCGAGGGCGGCGACGACGGCACGGCCGATGCGACGGCCGACGGCACGGCGATTCCGCGGATGCCGCACTGGGACGAGCCCGCGTTCCAGCGGGTGACCTGCCCGCCGTTCGACGTCGCCGCGTTCGCCGGGCGCCAGGTGGAGGGCTTCCTCGACGTCGCGCACTTCGCCTTCGTGCACACCGCCACCTTCGGCGACCCGAACGACACCGAGGTTCCCGAGTACTCCCCCACGCCGACCGAGAACGGCTTCGCCGCCGACTACTGGAGCACTGTCGGCAACTACCCGCACGGCGGCCGTCGGGGCGAGCCGGGGTTCCGCTGGCTGCGGCACTTCGAGGCGCACCTGCCGTTCACGGCCACGCTGGTCGTGCACTTCCCGGGCGAGGGCCGCCTGTCGATCATGAATGCCGCCTCGCCGGTGTCCGCCCGGCGGACCAGGATGTTCGCGCCGATCGCGAAGAACTTCGACACCGGCCAGCCCGACCAGGAGATCTTCGACTTCAACCTGCGGATCTTCGAGGAGGACCGGGCGATCGTCGAGGCCCAGCGGCCCGAGAACCTGCCGCTGGACCCTCGCATCGAGGTCAACATCCCCGCCGACCGCAGTTCCGTCGCCTACCGCCGCGGTCTGCGCGCGCTGGGCCTGAGTCATTTCTTCACCGCCTGA